A genome region from Acaryochloris marina S15 includes the following:
- a CDS encoding leucine-rich repeat domain-containing protein — protein sequence MSLRRFSKGIVVLVVLTTGLCNSVGRKDAVVLASPASEDSTHLAQSEQPQVDGGYAEALRQIRVAKETQATELDLAFLSLTQLPPEIGQLTNLQWLSLSSNQLTQLPPEIGQLTKLQWLTFSGNQLTQLPPEIGQLTKLQWLSLSSNQLTQLPPEIGQLTKLQWLGLWKNKLTQLPPEIGQLANLQWLGLWKNKLTQLPPEVIQLTNLQWLGLSENKLTQLPPEIVKLANLQRLELSENKLTQLPPEIVKLANLQWLGLSENKLTQLPPEIGQLTNLKELYLEKNKLTQLPPEVVQLTNLQTLSLSSNQLTQLPPEIVKLTNLQTLFLSYNQLTQLPPEIGQLTNLQWLSLQFNQLTQLPPEIVKLTNLLSLELSGNKLTQLPLEIVKLTNLQTLFLSKNKLSSLPIEIEKLRRSTKIIVEGNPLPPDVLEQYKPR from the coding sequence ATGTCACTTAGGAGATTCTCTAAAGGAATAGTGGTGTTAGTCGTTCTGACAACGGGGCTATGCAACTCAGTGGGGAGAAAGGATGCAGTTGTGCTGGCAAGTCCAGCTAGTGAGGATTCTACACATCTAGCACAATCAGAGCAGCCCCAAGTGGATGGAGGCTATGCAGAAGCCCTGCGTCAAATTCGAGTGGCGAAAGAGACACAAGCAACTGAACTAGATTTGGCGTTCCTATCACTGACTCAACTGCCACCAGAAATCGGACAGCTTACCAATCTGCAATGGCTATCCCTCTCGAGCAACCAACTGACCCAACTGCCACCAGAAATCGGACAGCTTACCAAGCTGCAATGGCTAACCTTCTCGGGTAACCAACTGACCCAACTGCCACCAGAAATCGGACAGCTTACCAAGCTGCAATGGCTATCCCTCTCGAGCAACCAACTGACCCAACTGCCACCAGAAATCGGACAGCTTACCAAGCTGCAATGGCTAGGACTTTGGAAAAATAAACTGACCCAACTGCCACCAGAAATCGGACAGCTTGCCAATCTGCAATGGCTAGGACTCTGGAAAAATAAACTGACCCAACTGCCACCAGAAGTCATACAGCTTACCAATCTGCAATGGCTAGGACTCTCGGAAAATAAACTGACCCAACTGCCACCAGAAATCGTAAAGCTTGCCAATCTGCAAAGGCTAGAACTCTCGGAAAATAAATTGACCCAACTGCCACCAGAAATCGTAAAGCTTGCCAATCTGCAATGGCTAGGACTCTCGGAAAATAAACTGACCCAACTGCCACCAGAAATCGGACAGCTTACCAATCTGAAAGAGCTATACCTCGAGAAAAATAAACTGACCCAACTACCACCAGAAGTCGTACAGCTTACCAATCTGCAAACGCTATCCCTCTCGAGCAACCAACTGACCCAACTGCCACCAGAAATCGTAAAGCTTACCAATCTGCAAACGCTATTCCTCTCGTACAACCAACTGACCCAACTACCACCAGAAATCGGACAGCTTACCAATCTGCAATGGCTATCCCTCCAGTTCAATCAACTGACCCAACTGCCACCAGAAATCGTAAAGCTTACCAATCTGCTATCGCTAGAACTCTCGGGCAACAAACTGACCCAACTGCCACTAGAAATCGTAAAGCTTACCAATCTGCAAACGCTATTCCTCTCGAAAAATAAACTGAGTAGCCTGCCAATAGAGATAGAAAAGCTGCGTCGATCAACAAAGATAATTGTGGAGGGCAACCCATTACCCCCTGACGTTCTTGAACAATATAAACCGCGTTGA
- a CDS encoding transposase, whose amino-acid sequence MSFYDFDESIYSLIRTFNALELLFQNFRNMADKSDAFPNEESCLVIFFLVSRRDHAKHDRLKSRGE is encoded by the coding sequence TTGAGCTTCTATGATTTTGATGAATCCATCTATTCGCTGATTCGTACCTTTAATGCACTCGAACTGCTATTCCAGAACTTCAGAAATATGGCTGATAAAAGTGATGCTTTCCCAAATGAGGAGAGCTGTTTAGTAATATTCTTTCTCGTCTCACGCAGGGATCATGCCAAGCATGATCGACTCAAAAGCCGTGGCGAATAA
- a CDS encoding AraC family transcriptional regulator yields the protein MGPVEKALWFIESHFNKKLTLSAIANASDVSRYHLTRVFGIATGYSVMRYVRSRRLTEAARALAVGAPDILAVALDAGYSSHEAFTRAFCAQFGIMPKQVRAKRHLDSIQMVEPIVMNENLIVKLESPYITYADTFLIAGLRDRYTFETNHGIPLLWQCFGPYIGHIPGQVGTVTYGVCCNSDGAGNFDYIASVEVSYLADLPDDFNYVQIPAHKYAVFSHRNHISTIRNTVYTIWNQWLPQSIYNPSEAPEFERYDERFDPQLGTGVVEIWVPIN from the coding sequence ATGGGGCCTGTTGAAAAAGCACTCTGGTTTATTGAAAGCCACTTCAATAAAAAACTAACATTATCGGCTATTGCAAACGCAAGTGATGTCTCTCGCTATCACTTGACACGAGTGTTTGGTATCGCAACGGGATATTCCGTAATGCGGTATGTCCGTAGTCGACGTTTGACTGAAGCCGCCCGTGCGCTCGCTGTTGGTGCTCCTGATATTCTTGCTGTAGCACTCGATGCGGGCTACAGCTCTCATGAAGCTTTTACGCGGGCCTTCTGTGCTCAATTCGGTATCATGCCCAAGCAAGTTCGCGCAAAGCGTCATCTCGACTCAATTCAGATGGTGGAGCCTATTGTAATGAATGAAAATCTGATTGTTAAGCTCGAATCCCCGTACATTACATATGCTGATACTTTCCTCATCGCTGGACTAAGGGATCGTTATACATTTGAAACTAATCACGGCATTCCTCTGCTGTGGCAATGCTTTGGACCCTATATAGGACATATCCCAGGGCAGGTTGGAACAGTGACCTATGGAGTATGTTGCAATAGTGATGGTGCAGGAAACTTTGACTATATTGCCAGTGTAGAAGTTTCCTACTTAGCAGACCTTCCTGATGACTTCAACTACGTACAAATTCCTGCACACAAATACGCTGTGTTTTCTCACCGAAATCATATTTCTACCATTCGTAATACTGTTTATACCATTTGGAATCAATGGTTACCCCAATCAATATACAATCCATCCGAAGCACCGGAGTTCGAGCGCTATGATGAGCGTTTCGATCCTCAACTAGGAACAGGTGTGGTAGAGATTTGGGTACCCATAAATTAA
- a CDS encoding transposase, which yields MNIAQREQRIIRIQSQSSYASINKALEATLRLEANRVTQNAVESALDEEVQAYLSEVQGDRPRRSGYYQRVLDTQYGRIAQLSVPKLRKGNADREWQILERYQRALGSLLDFCLGLYVMGLSLRDLQEALYEILGAVLSVNAINRITLKAQKQMFQSRQTRLEETPPILIVDGVWASVQCSSEDFWEDQAGHIRKLRHAEDRVILVAMAVWPDGTQTVLHYEMATQESEAAWLLFFAHLWQRGLQPYSVKLIVSDGTTGLPKVIRALFPLAQHQRCITHKVRAMLRHLGYEQLPHLDAQGQELSHSEAKKLRYSQIKHDAYAIYKAPDWEEAIVMLLVFAQKWTDLEPDAVRTFIKDFALTLSFYDFDESLHSLIRTSNALERLFREFRTKADEIGAFPNEESCLAIFFLVSRRDHAKHDRFKKHRE from the coding sequence ATGAACATTGCCCAACGCGAGCAGCGGATTATCCGTATTCAGTCTCAAAGTTCCTATGCCTCTATTAACAAAGCCCTAGAAGCAACCCTTCGCCTTGAAGCAAACCGAGTCACCCAGAACGCAGTAGAGTCAGCACTAGACGAAGAAGTTCAAGCTTATCTATCAGAGGTTCAAGGGGATCGACCTCGACGTTCAGGCTACTATCAACGGGTCCTCGATACTCAATACGGCCGTATTGCTCAGCTGTCTGTCCCTAAGCTACGGAAAGGGAATGCAGACCGAGAGTGGCAGATTTTAGAACGTTACCAACGAGCTCTCGGTAGTCTCCTCGATTTTTGCCTCGGCTTGTACGTTATGGGGTTATCGCTTCGGGATCTGCAAGAAGCTCTCTATGAGATTCTAGGAGCAGTCTTATCCGTTAATGCCATTAACCGAATTACGCTAAAAGCTCAGAAGCAAATGTTTCAAAGCCGTCAGACTCGTCTTGAGGAAACCCCTCCTATTCTGATTGTCGATGGTGTTTGGGCTAGTGTTCAGTGTTCCTCAGAAGACTTTTGGGAAGACCAAGCTGGGCATATCCGGAAACTACGTCATGCGGAAGACCGAGTCATTCTAGTCGCTATGGCAGTGTGGCCCGATGGCACCCAAACGGTGCTTCATTATGAAATGGCGACGCAAGAATCGGAGGCAGCTTGGTTACTGTTCTTTGCGCATCTGTGGCAACGGGGATTGCAACCCTATTCGGTGAAATTGATTGTCAGTGATGGCACGACTGGGTTGCCTAAGGTGATTCGTGCTCTGTTTCCCCTCGCACAACATCAGCGATGCATTACTCATAAGGTTCGAGCGATGCTCCGGCATTTGGGATATGAGCAATTGCCACACCTGGATGCTCAAGGACAAGAACTGTCCCACTCTGAAGCCAAGAAGCTGCGATATTCACAAATTAAACACGATGCCTATGCTATCTATAAAGCGCCAGACTGGGAAGAAGCGATTGTGATGTTGCTCGTGTTTGCACAGAAATGGACAGACCTTGAACCCGATGCGGTCAGAACCTTTATCAAAGATTTTGCCCTGACCTTGAGTTTCTATGATTTTGATGAATCCCTTCATTCGCTGATTCGTACTTCCAATGCCCTAGAAAGGCTGTTCCGGGAATTCCGAACCAAAGCTGATGAAATTGGTGCTTTCCCCAATGAGGAGAGCTGTTTAGCGATTTTCTTCCTCGTCTCTCGTAGGGATCATGCCAAGCATGATCGCTTCAAAAAGCATCGTGAATAA
- a CDS encoding formylglycine-generating enzyme family protein, translated as MPDPLNTPEVTVPSFYLGRYPVTQAQWKAIMRTNPSNSKGANRPVERVSWNDATEFCQKLSQKSGKLYRLPSEAEWEYACRAGTITPFHCGETITLDLANYYPSRGYASGPKGHSLKTTTDVGRFPPNAFGLHDMHGNVTEWCQDTLHKNYEGAPTDGSAWEDNYYYERMRRGGSWLSNSDGCRSATRSWLKPYDSENNTIGFRVALVAS; from the coding sequence ATCCCCGATCCGCTAAATACGCCCGAAGTCACTGTTCCCTCGTTTTACCTGGGCAGATATCCAGTGACCCAGGCCCAGTGGAAAGCCATCATGAGGACTAACCCTTCTAACTCTAAAGGTGCTAATCGGCCTGTAGAGCGGGTTTCTTGGAATGATGCCACTGAATTCTGCCAAAAGCTCTCTCAGAAAAGCGGTAAACTCTATCGGCTGCCAAGTGAAGCAGAATGGGAATATGCTTGTCGAGCTGGAACAATCACTCCTTTCCATTGTGGTGAGACCATCACCCTAGATTTAGCGAATTACTACCCTTCTAGAGGTTATGCCTCTGGCCCAAAAGGACACTCTCTGAAAACGACCACAGACGTCGGCAGATTTCCCCCTAATGCCTTTGGTTTACATGACATGCATGGAAATGTAACTGAATGGTGTCAAGATACTTTGCATAAAAACTATGAAGGTGCCCCCACTGATGGAAGTGCTTGGGAGGATAACTATTACTACGAAAGAATGCGGAGAGGAGGCTCCTGGCTCAGCAACTCGGATGGCTGCCGTTCAGCAACTCGCTCTTGGCTCAAACCATACGATAGTGAAAACAACACCATTGGCTTTCGGGTTGCCTTAGTCGCATCCTAA
- a CDS encoding pentapeptide repeat-containing protein, whose amino-acid sequence MTAVELLERYAAGERDFSGISLRGANLIRANLQRINLSNAKLGRTLLIAANLSDSNLEGINLEGADLTRANLNRASLTNAVVNGDAIGTFFEQANLSNARMFRATLDGATFFQANLHRANLACTSLIGTRFLHANLRDADLQEARGVADFTEADLLNTIPDHPAEMKDFEKRLGTSIFYRTIMPNGTIRST is encoded by the coding sequence ATGACTGCTGTGGAATTGTTGGAGCGTTATGCTGCTGGGGAGAGAGATTTCAGTGGAATTAGTCTCCGAGGGGCTAATCTGATTAGAGCTAACTTACAAAGGATAAATTTGTCTAATGCCAAGTTGGGGCGAACTTTGCTCATTGCGGCTAATTTGAGTGACTCCAATTTGGAAGGCATCAACTTGGAAGGAGCCGATTTGACTCGTGCCAACCTGAATCGGGCTAGCCTGACTAATGCTGTTGTTAATGGAGACGCCATTGGAACTTTCTTCGAGCAAGCTAATTTGTCTAATGCTCGGATGTTTAGAGCGACTTTGGATGGCGCCACCTTTTTTCAAGCTAATTTGCACAGGGCGAATCTGGCTTGTACTAGTTTGATTGGGACTCGATTCTTGCATGCTAATTTGCGAGATGCCGATCTCCAAGAAGCCAGAGGGGTTGCTGACTTCACTGAAGCCGATCTCTTGAATACTATCCCTGACCATCCTGCTGAGATGAAAGATTTCGAGAAAAGATTGGGCACTTCCATTTTTTATCGAACTATTATGCCCAATGGAACAATTCGTAGTACCTAA
- a CDS encoding CU044_2847 family protein yields the protein MQGTIRTYTAYTLNAFKEMATANVDKVTLEFGVKVAGEGRVPYITKGSGECNLKILWSVPFLIGRVEKFLLPPQQLTTSISAQHVVYLPGRSPLGLHSPGPLYPRRRNLQRPSPESSIAFAHDRHHAFFASPSDDLKVFPFLLCKLLKSFNFC from the coding sequence ATGCAGGGAACGATCCGCACCTATACGGCCTATACTCTCAACGCTTTCAAAGAGATGGCAACGGCCAACGTCGATAAGGTCACTTTGGAGTTTGGGGTCAAAGTCGCTGGCGAGGGGAGAGTGCCCTACATCACCAAGGGCAGCGGTGAATGCAACCTCAAAATACTGTGGAGTGTTCCTTTCCTGATCGGGAGGGTTGAAAAGTTTCTCCTGCCCCCTCAACAACTGACCACGAGCATCTCAGCCCAACATGTCGTATACCTACCTGGGCGATCGCCACTTGGATTGCATTCACCAGGTCCGCTCTACCCCCGACGCCGCAATCTCCAGCGTCCCTCACCCGAATCGTCTATTGCCTTCGCCCATGATCGACATCATGCGTTCTTTGCTTCTCCCAGTGACGATCTCAAGGTTTTCCCTTTCTTGCTTTGCAAATTACTCAAGAGCTTCAATTTCTGTTAA
- a CDS encoding ParB N-terminal domain-containing protein, with the protein MVRRKTNSKRFKQALNVADDMSVIDQAVSNESDANRPSKTLLHLEQIKYRTEDTRELNQEHVLALSESIQVLGLIEPLVVDTKNRLLAGGHRLAAINFLRENKQDNFEEQFPSYKIPVRVMPFDADVDPEKALQCEVAENEHRRDYTPTEVKSLAERLKNAGYSHGKGRPRKGKKALLPALEVIIGKHTRTIQRYLSDHQNKNTTNVVLTAETKRLKRIEKDLLYWKQANMNVPSDSKKAVLLKKIPSLTKLINQVLTEIEALE; encoded by the coding sequence ATGGTTAGACGAAAAACTAACTCTAAACGTTTTAAGCAGGCACTAAACGTTGCTGATGATATGTCAGTAATAGATCAAGCCGTATCAAATGAGTCTGATGCTAACCGTCCTTCAAAAACATTACTTCATTTAGAACAGATAAAATATCGAACTGAAGACACACGGGAATTAAATCAAGAACATGTGTTAGCTCTATCCGAATCAATTCAAGTATTGGGATTAATCGAGCCGCTAGTAGTGGATACAAAGAATAGATTGTTGGCAGGAGGCCATCGCTTAGCTGCCATCAATTTTCTACGTGAGAACAAGCAAGACAATTTCGAGGAGCAGTTCCCTAGTTATAAGATACCTGTTCGGGTGATGCCTTTTGATGCAGATGTTGATCCTGAAAAGGCTTTGCAATGTGAGGTAGCTGAAAATGAGCATAGGCGCGACTATACTCCTACAGAAGTGAAGAGCCTAGCTGAACGTCTTAAGAACGCAGGATATAGCCATGGTAAAGGTAGACCCAGAAAAGGGAAAAAGGCTTTATTACCTGCATTGGAGGTGATTATTGGTAAACATACCAGGACAATTCAACGATATTTGAGTGATCATCAAAATAAAAATACGACAAATGTCGTATTAACTGCTGAAACCAAGAGACTAAAGAGGATTGAGAAAGATCTGCTTTATTGGAAACAAGCCAATATGAATGTACCTTCTGATTCAAAAAAGGCAGTGCTTCTAAAAAAAATTCCTTCGCTAACTAAATTAATTAATCAGGTCTTAACAGAAATTGAAGCTCTTGAGTAA
- a CDS encoding ParA family protein has protein sequence MTVSRIAVAGRKGGVGKTTIACGVASILASLQSRVLVIDMDPQSNAAYVLGADPTKPGTASLLGGNKPEPLNVVDNLSVLPGGPDLMNHSIQSCDQEELADAVNHMDYDVIVFDCPPGNEHLERLAIKAADTVLIVSDAHPLALVGASRVIKELNLNNQKGRKGASRWAIIQSKIDARRAMDRTFDADLAESFPTIQRFVVRQDTQLSLAAADQIPLMTYDAKCRGAKDLKVVAKWGIDG, from the coding sequence ATGACTGTTAGTCGTATTGCTGTTGCTGGCCGTAAGGGAGGTGTTGGCAAAACCACAATTGCCTGTGGCGTTGCTTCAATCTTAGCTAGCCTTCAAAGTCGAGTATTAGTCATTGACATGGATCCACAGTCAAATGCTGCATATGTTTTGGGAGCTGATCCAACTAAACCTGGCACAGCGTCTCTTCTCGGTGGGAATAAGCCAGAGCCGCTAAATGTAGTTGATAATTTGTCAGTACTTCCTGGAGGTCCTGACCTAATGAATCATAGTATTCAGTCGTGCGATCAGGAAGAATTGGCTGATGCTGTTAATCATATGGATTATGATGTGATAGTTTTTGACTGCCCTCCTGGGAATGAGCACTTAGAGCGTTTAGCTATTAAAGCTGCTGACACTGTATTAATCGTTTCTGATGCACATCCACTTGCGTTAGTTGGTGCTAGTCGCGTAATTAAAGAACTAAATTTAAACAACCAAAAAGGTAGAAAAGGGGCATCAAGATGGGCGATTATCCAATCAAAAATTGATGCGCGTCGAGCTATGGATCGTACTTTCGATGCAGACCTTGCTGAGTCATTCCCAACCATACAAAGATTTGTTGTGCGCCAAGACACCCAATTATCACTGGCAGCAGCAGATCAAATTCCCCTCATGACATATGATGCCAAATGTCGTGGTGCTAAAGATCTGAAAGTTGTTGCGAAGTGGGGAATTGATGGTTAG
- a CDS encoding type II toxin-antitoxin system HicB family antitoxin, with amino-acid sequence MEAKFYTYRVIWSEEDEEFVGLCAEFPSLSWLDEDQQSAFTGIVELVKNCIDDLESQNEPIPMPLSKKQYSGKFMVRIPPEQHRQLAIQAAEQGISLNRLASSKLVPGG; translated from the coding sequence ATGGAAGCAAAGTTCTATACCTACCGGGTGATCTGGTCTGAAGAAGATGAGGAATTTGTGGGCTTGTGCGCTGAATTTCCAAGCTTGAGCTGGCTAGATGAAGATCAGCAATCTGCTTTCACTGGCATTGTGGAATTGGTCAAAAATTGTATTGATGATTTAGAGTCACAAAATGAACCCATCCCCATGCCTCTATCTAAGAAGCAGTACAGCGGTAAATTCATGGTGAGAATTCCCCCTGAGCAACATCGGCAATTGGCAATTCAGGCGGCAGAACAAGGTATCAGTCTAAATCGTTTAGCCAGTAGTAAATTGGTGCCAGGGGGTTAG
- a CDS encoding toxin HicA, whose protein sequence is MASVDKIVAKMGNNPAGIKFSDLCKVCSHYFGEARQTSGSHRVYKTPWQGDPFVNVQSKKGMGKPYQVKQVLAAIQKLESM, encoded by the coding sequence ATGGCGAGTGTCGACAAAATTGTTGCCAAAATGGGAAATAACCCTGCTGGGATTAAGTTCTCCGATTTGTGCAAGGTTTGCAGTCACTATTTCGGTGAAGCACGGCAGACTTCTGGAAGCCATCGAGTCTACAAGACGCCCTGGCAAGGTGACCCCTTCGTTAATGTTCAATCTAAGAAGGGAATGGGCAAACCCTATCAAGTGAAACAAGTGTTAGCTGCGATTCAAAAGCTGGAGTCAATGTGA
- a CDS encoding PAP/fibrillin family protein has protein sequence MDNRTSLKQDLTMAVQKLQSKHTHVKDAPITDLDVGQQQVQLLNSLARSLESHSPYPYPLSDQEAIKVLNGSWLLLYSDAQEIRSLSSLPLGLVVGKVFQVIDIPSQSFENKAYVHHRFGLMTGYVRITATFEPKAPESETLRNRGIQIQFLKRHLNIHNLLGVRTPGLEPFKVMSASSPEGRIPSLDITYLDQDLRLGRGGNGSLFILARQPFTK, from the coding sequence TTGGATAATCGAACCTCTCTTAAGCAAGATTTAACCATGGCTGTCCAGAAACTACAGTCAAAGCATACCCATGTAAAGGATGCACCGATTACTGATCTCGATGTTGGACAACAGCAAGTCCAACTGCTCAACTCCCTTGCTCGATCATTAGAATCTCATTCCCCCTATCCATATCCTCTGTCAGATCAAGAGGCCATAAAAGTACTTAATGGCTCATGGCTGCTTCTCTATTCTGATGCACAAGAAATTCGTTCTTTATCGTCGTTGCCATTAGGGTTAGTGGTAGGTAAAGTTTTCCAAGTGATCGATATCCCTAGCCAGTCATTTGAGAATAAAGCGTATGTGCATCATCGATTCGGTCTGATGACTGGATATGTAAGGATAACAGCAACGTTTGAACCTAAGGCACCAGAGAGTGAGACTCTTCGAAATCGGGGTATTCAGATCCAATTTCTGAAACGTCATCTCAATATTCATAACTTGCTGGGGGTGAGAACACCTGGCCTAGAACCTTTTAAAGTCATGTCAGCTAGTTCCCCAGAGGGAAGAATCCCCAGCCTGGATATCACCTACCTCGACCAGGATTTGAGGCTGGGTAGAGGGGGAAATGGCAGTTTATTTATTCTTGCTCGACAACCTTTTACTAAATAA